One genomic region from Euzebya tangerina encodes:
- a CDS encoding BTAD domain-containing putative transcriptional regulator, which yields MSSQLRIAVMGPLQVLDGQGEDRTPPPGNLRRLLLALIVGRGETLSADGLVDRVWHDAPPRHPIKALRTSVSRLRGLLEPEQVGGTARILTGGPSHYRLDLSGHELDAEAVAAAHQDAVRLMRTDPVAALRQVERIRPLLRGTPIPEVADLVWASAEAARLAELGSAVEELRLQALVHAGHAAEALPEVEWFARAHELRESAHLLLIQTLHTLGRLADASRAFHRYRELLAESSGLDPGGAIIAAHDRILRGEPPPQEGVARDAAALHPLPLPARRTRLVRASATVDEAARRLDDAAVVTLVGPGGVGKTCVALEVAHTHHQAQPWAFVELQQARSGRTVMAETYRALGLPPTAAVDGPDGLIARIQAEPLVLLVDNCEHVLDLAADLVDRLLARCPGLRVLATSREPLQVPGEHLVRVAPLEEEAAQQLFVARLAAIGVTVRDDPDTARLVGRICARLDGLPLALELAASRVDHMPLAQVADNLDRRFWLLAGQRRSVARQQTLLATLDWSFELLEGSDAALLLACGAFVGGFTAVALADVADVDESEVVQSLASLVRKSLVLRDGEVDGIGRYRLLETVAAYARRRCDDDVQRLRDRHADHHLRRVVGAGTAMTDMPWWGVSLGDQSTREDLIAALDHLVACGRLADVGRMAGRIPTVLRQGAFLDPNRRYLGRDDVSDRLDDHAERALYLTASGMNACVLADYGAGHRFAAAARAIAVDPVTRAVACAYAAQGLVVSRPGEVPPLVDEGLTVVPSSAVGVIALLHDQRCNAVTIAAPPDVGLRAWAAHPTPGHPYARSQQDILRWVVGEPPSSDQPTDLSEDPQWPLWRYLISGAAALEEATAGNLTQAWEHLNQAVRWAERSPLGLSREVAGDLLVIVAGLCCVSGDREAASEGLSLAWPRLRTPAVAQLARHLDRLTRSPATATALGDRGLTVDLDGVVGSR from the coding sequence GTGAGCAGCCAGTTGCGCATCGCCGTCATGGGGCCCCTGCAGGTGCTCGACGGACAGGGCGAGGACCGCACGCCGCCGCCCGGCAACCTTCGCCGCCTGCTGCTCGCCCTGATCGTGGGTCGCGGTGAGACGCTGAGCGCCGACGGTCTGGTGGACCGGGTGTGGCACGACGCTCCGCCCCGGCATCCGATCAAGGCACTGCGGACCAGCGTCAGCCGCCTGCGGGGTCTCCTCGAGCCCGAGCAGGTCGGTGGGACCGCTCGGATCCTCACTGGGGGGCCGTCGCACTACCGCCTGGACCTCAGCGGCCACGAGTTGGACGCCGAGGCGGTGGCCGCCGCTCATCAGGACGCTGTCCGGCTCATGCGGACCGATCCCGTCGCTGCACTGCGGCAGGTCGAGCGGATCCGGCCGCTGCTGCGGGGCACGCCGATCCCTGAAGTTGCCGATCTGGTGTGGGCGTCTGCCGAGGCGGCCCGACTGGCGGAGCTCGGCAGCGCCGTCGAGGAGTTGCGTCTGCAGGCGCTCGTCCATGCGGGGCACGCGGCGGAGGCCCTTCCAGAGGTCGAGTGGTTCGCGCGCGCTCACGAGCTGCGGGAGTCAGCCCACCTGCTCTTGATCCAGACGCTCCACACCCTCGGTCGCCTCGCCGATGCCTCACGGGCATTCCATCGGTACCGCGAGTTGCTGGCCGAGTCATCCGGTCTGGACCCGGGCGGTGCGATAATCGCGGCGCACGACCGGATCCTGCGCGGGGAGCCACCGCCGCAGGAGGGTGTGGCCCGGGACGCAGCCGCGCTGCACCCCCTGCCGCTGCCCGCGCGCCGCACCCGGCTGGTCAGGGCGAGCGCCACGGTGGATGAGGCCGCCAGAAGGCTGGACGATGCCGCCGTGGTGACGCTGGTCGGCCCCGGCGGGGTGGGCAAGACCTGCGTGGCCCTGGAGGTGGCGCACACGCACCACCAGGCGCAGCCGTGGGCCTTCGTGGAGCTGCAGCAGGCTCGCAGTGGACGGACGGTCATGGCCGAGACCTACCGCGCGCTGGGCCTTCCACCGACGGCAGCGGTCGACGGCCCCGACGGCCTGATCGCCCGGATCCAGGCCGAGCCGCTGGTCCTCCTGGTCGACAACTGCGAGCACGTGCTCGACCTGGCGGCCGACCTGGTCGACCGGCTCCTGGCGCGCTGTCCCGGCCTCCGCGTCCTGGCGACCAGCCGTGAGCCTCTGCAGGTGCCGGGGGAGCACCTGGTCCGCGTCGCCCCCCTGGAGGAGGAGGCCGCGCAGCAGCTGTTCGTCGCCCGACTGGCAGCAATCGGCGTCACCGTGCGAGACGACCCCGACACCGCCCGGCTGGTCGGCCGGATCTGTGCACGCCTGGATGGGCTGCCGCTGGCCCTCGAGTTGGCCGCCTCGCGAGTTGATCACATGCCCCTCGCCCAGGTCGCGGACAACCTGGACCGGCGCTTCTGGCTGCTGGCCGGTCAGCGCCGCAGCGTGGCCCGCCAGCAGACCCTCCTCGCCACGCTCGACTGGAGCTTCGAACTGCTCGAGGGGTCGGATGCAGCACTGCTGCTGGCCTGTGGCGCGTTCGTCGGCGGCTTCACGGCGGTGGCGTTGGCGGATGTGGCCGATGTGGATGAGTCCGAGGTGGTGCAGAGCCTGGCCTCCCTCGTCCGCAAGTCGCTGGTGCTCCGCGACGGCGAGGTGGATGGAATCGGTCGCTACCGGCTGTTGGAGACGGTGGCTGCGTATGCGCGGCGCCGCTGCGACGACGACGTGCAGCGCTTGCGCGACCGGCACGCCGACCACCACCTACGGCGCGTCGTCGGCGCCGGGACCGCGATGACCGACATGCCGTGGTGGGGCGTCAGCCTCGGGGACCAGTCGACGCGTGAGGACCTGATCGCCGCCCTGGACCACCTGGTGGCCTGTGGCCGGTTGGCCGACGTCGGTCGCATGGCGGGCCGCATCCCCACCGTCCTCCGGCAGGGTGCCTTCCTGGATCCCAACCGCCGCTACCTCGGGCGCGATGACGTCTCCGACCGCCTGGACGACCACGCCGAGCGCGCCCTGTACCTGACCGCCTCGGGCATGAACGCCTGCGTGCTGGCCGACTACGGCGCCGGTCACCGCTTTGCCGCTGCCGCGCGGGCCATCGCTGTCGATCCGGTCACCCGAGCCGTGGCCTGCGCCTACGCCGCGCAAGGGCTGGTCGTGTCCAGACCCGGGGAGGTCCCGCCTCTGGTCGACGAGGGACTGACCGTGGTTCCCTCCAGTGCGGTCGGCGTCATCGCCTTGTTGCACGACCAACGGTGCAACGCCGTCACTATCGCGGCACCGCCCGATGTCGGGCTGCGCGCCTGGGCGGCACACCCCACACCGGGCCATCCCTATGCGCGGTCCCAACAGGACATCCTGCGATGGGTGGTGGGCGAGCCGCCGAGCAGCGACCAACCGACGGATCTCTCGGAGGACCCGCAGTGGCCGCTGTGGCGCTACCTCATCAGCGGCGCTGCCGCGCTCGAGGAGGCGACGGCCGGCAACCTGACGCAGGCATGGGAGCACCTGAACCAGGCGGTCCGGTGGGCCGAGCGCTCACCACTCGGTCTGTCGCGGGAGGTGGCCGGCGATCTGCTCGTCATCGTGGCCGGTCTGTGCTGCGTGAGCGGCGACCGTGAAGCCGCGTCCGAGGGCCTGTCGCTGGCCTGGCCTCGGCTGCGCACCCCGGCGGTGGCCCAACTTGCGCGGCATCTGGATCGTCTGACCCGGTCTCCAGCAACCGCCACCGCGCTCGGGGACCGAGGGCTGACGGTCGATCTCGATGGCGTTGTCGGGTCTCGCTGA